A part of Eschrichtius robustus isolate mEscRob2 chromosome 20, mEscRob2.pri, whole genome shotgun sequence genomic DNA contains:
- the EZH1 gene encoding histone-lysine N-methyltransferase EZH1 → MDIPNPPTSKCITYWKRKVKSEYMRLRQLKRLQANMGAKALYVANFAKVQEKTQILNEEWKKLRVQPVQLMKPVSGHPFLKKCTIESIFPGFASQHMLMRSLNTVALVPIMYSWSPLQQNFMVEDETVLCNIPYMGDEVKEEDETFIEELINNYDGKVHGEEEMIPGSVLISDAVFLELVDALNQYSDEEEEGHNDTSDGKQDDSKEDLPVTRKRKRHAIEGNKKSSKKQFPNDMIFSAIASMFPENGVPDDMKERYRELTEMSDPNALPPQCTPNIDGPNAKSVQREQSLHSFHTLFCRRCFKYDCFLHPFHATPNVYKRKNKEIKIEPEPCGTDCFLLLEGAKEYAMLHNPRSKCSGRRRRRHHVVSASCSNTSASAVAETKEGDSDRDTGNDWASSSSEANSRCQTPTKQKASPAPPQLCVVEAPSEPVEWTGAEESLFRVFHGTYFNNFCSIARLLGTKTCKQVFQFAVKESLILKLPTDELMNPSQKKKRKHRLWAAHCRKIQLKKDNSSTQVYNYQPCDHPDRPCDSTCPCIMTQNFCEKFCQCNPDCQNRFPGCRCKTQCNTKQCPCYLAVRECDPDLCLTCGASEHWDCKVVSCKNCSIQRGLKKHLLLAPSDVAGWGTFIKESVQKNEFISEYCGELISQDEADRRGKVYDKYMSSFLFNLNNDFVVDATRKGNKIRFANHSVNPNCYAKVVMVNGDHRIGIFAKRAIQAGEELFFDYRYSQADALKYVGIERETDVL, encoded by the exons ATGGATATACCAAACCCCCCAACTTCCAAATGTATCACTTACTGGAAGAGGAAGGTTAAATCTGAATACATGCGACTTCGGCAACTTAAACGGCTTCAGGCGAATATGGGTGCAAAG GCTCTGTATGTAGCAAATTTTGCAAAAGTTCAAGAAAAAACCCAGATCCTCAATgaagaatggaagaagcttcGTGTCCAGCCTGTTCAGTTGATGAAGCCTGtgagtgggcatccttttctCAAAAAG TGTACCATAGAGAGCATTTTCCCGGGATTTGCAAGCCAGCATATGTTAATGAGGTCTCTGAACACGGTTGCGTTGGTTCCCATCATGTATTCCTGGTCCCCTCTCCAGCAGAACTTTATG GTAGAAGATGAGACGGTTTTGTGCAATATTCCCTACATGGGAGATGAGGTGAAAGAAGAAGATGAGACTTTCATTGAGGAGCTGATCAATAACTACGATGGCAAAGTCCACGGTGAAGAAG AGATGATTCCCGGGTCTGTCCTGATTAGTGATGCTGTTTTCTTGGAGTTGGTAGATGCTCTGAATCAATACTCagatgaggaggaagaagggCACAACGACACCTCAGATGGAAAGCAAGATGACAGCAAAGAGGATCTGCCAGtaacaagaaagagaaaacgACATGCTATTGAAG GCAACAAAAAGAGTTCCAAGAAACAGTTCCCAAATGACATGATCTTCAGTGCGATTGCCTCAATGTTCCCTGAGAATGGTGTCCCAGATGACATGAAGGAGAG GTATCGAGAGCTCACAGAGATGTCAGACCCCAATGCGCTCCCCCCTCAGTGCACACCTAACATCGATGGCCCCAATGCTAAGTCTGTGCAGCGGGAGCAGTCTCTGCACTCCTTCCACACACTCTTCTGCCGGCGCTGCTTTAAATACGACTGCTTCCTTCACC CTTTTCATGCCACCCCTAATGTATATAAACGCAAGAACAAAGAAATCAAGATTGAGCCAGAACCATGTGGCACAGACTGCTTCCTTTTGCTG GAAGGAGCAAAGGAGTATGCCATGCTCCACAACCCTCGCTCCAAGTGCTCCGGGCGTCGCCGGCGAAGGCACCACGTGGTCAGTGCTTCCTGTTCCAACACTTCAGCCTCTGCTGTGGCTGAGACCAAAGAAGGGGACAGTGACAGGGACACTGGCAATGACTGGGCCTCCAGTTCTTCAG agGCTAACTCTCGCTGTCAGACCCCCACGAAACAGAAGGCTAGTCCGGCCCCACCTCAGCTCTGTGTAGTGGAAGCACCCTCGGAGCCTGTGGAGTGGACCGGGGCTGAAGAATCTCTTTTTCGAGTCTTTCatggcacctacttcaacaaCTTCTGTTCAATAGCCAGGCTTCTGGGGACTAAGACGTGCAAGCAG GTCTTCCAGTTCGCAGTCAAAGAATCACTTATCCTGAAGCTGCCAACAGATGAGCTCATGAACccgtcacagaagaagaagagaaagcacAG GCTGTGGGCTGCGCACTGCAGGAAAATTCAGCTGAAGAAAG ATAACTCCTCCACCCAAGTGTACAACTACCAGCCCTGTGACCACCCAGACCGCCCCTGTGACAGCACCTGCCCCTGCATCATGACTCAGAATTTCTGTGAGAAGTTCTGCCAGTGCAACCCCGACT GTCAGAATCGCTTTCCCGGCTGTCGCTGTAAGACCCAGTGCAACACCAAGCAGTGCCCGTGCTACCTGGCGGTGCGAGAGTGCGACCCCGACCTGTGTCTCACCTGTGGGGCCTCGGAACACTGGGACTGCAAGGTGGTCTCCTGTAAGAACTGCAGCATCCAGCGTGGCCTCAAGAAG CACCTGCTGCTGGCCCCCTCAGATGTGGCCGGATGGGGTACCTTCATTAAGGAGTCTGTGCAGAAGAACGAATTCATTTCTGAATACTGTGGTGAG CTCATCTCTCAGGATGAGGCTGATCGACGAGGGAAGGTCTATGACAAGTACATGTCCAGCTTCCTCTTCAACCTCAACAACG